A single Staphylococcus muscae DNA region contains:
- a CDS encoding transcriptional regulator, SarA/Rot family encodes MEKYAVKDMKDLMVISYTSKYLQSTIKRQFNLTYEELFILTFIHDNRKESYNVKDIIRASEFKPYYITKALQKLKELGFLSKKRNEQDERTVIVEVNKAQYRKMDVLFEKIEKLF; translated from the coding sequence ATGGAAAAGTATGCAGTAAAAGACATGAAAGATCTTATGGTTATTAGTTACACGTCGAAGTATTTGCAATCAACGATTAAACGTCAATTTAATCTAACGTATGAAGAACTGTTTATTTTGACATTTATTCATGACAATCGCAAGGAATCATATAATGTTAAAGACATCATACGTGCGTCTGAATTCAAACCTTACTACATCACGAAAGCATTGCAGAAGTTAAAAGAATTAGGTTTCTTATCGAAAAAAAGAAATGAACAGGATGAACGTACTGTCATTGTTGAAGTCAATAAAGCACAATATCGAAAAATGGATGTATTGTTTGAAAAGATTGAAAAACTGTTTTAA
- a CDS encoding NAD/NADP-dependent octopine/nopaline dehydrogenase family protein — MKIAVVGSGNGAVTAAIDMMDQGHDVKLYCRNQSIDKFDKALAQGGFHYNNEGKESFVEFTAVSDNMAYVLEDAEVVMVVIPSSHIEYYAELMAHHVTENQIVFFNMAAAMGSARFIKVLNEYKIDAHPVLAEANTLTYGTRVDFDEARVDLSLKVRKVYFSTFEEKDLIDAFNKVEQIYPYIVKEESLWRTNLENGNPEVHPGPVLLNVGRIDYSDHFALYKEGITKHTVRLLHAVELERLSLGRKLGFELETAKEARIERGYLEREMEDEPLNKIFNHSPVFSQIPGPHKVNNRYLTEDIAYGLVLWSSLGREIGVPTPNIDAIITIASTILDRDLYKEGLTIDYLGRENIGLISY, encoded by the coding sequence ATGAAAATAGCGGTTGTAGGATCAGGGAATGGCGCTGTAACAGCAGCGATTGATATGATGGATCAAGGACATGACGTAAAGTTATATTGTCGAAACCAGTCCATCGACAAATTCGATAAAGCATTAGCGCAAGGGGGCTTTCATTACAATAACGAAGGTAAAGAAAGTTTTGTGGAATTTACGGCAGTTAGTGATAACATGGCGTATGTTTTAGAAGATGCGGAAGTTGTCATGGTTGTCATCCCATCTTCACATATTGAGTATTATGCAGAATTGATGGCACATCATGTAACAGAAAATCAAATTGTTTTCTTCAATATGGCGGCAGCAATGGGATCTGCACGTTTTATTAAAGTGCTGAATGAATACAAAATCGATGCACATCCAGTGCTTGCAGAGGCTAATACATTAACATACGGTACACGTGTTGATTTCGATGAAGCGAGAGTTGACTTATCATTAAAAGTGCGTAAGGTTTATTTTTCAACTTTTGAAGAGAAAGATCTCATTGATGCATTTAACAAAGTAGAACAAATTTATCCATATATCGTGAAAGAAGAAAGTTTATGGCGTACAAACCTTGAAAATGGTAATCCAGAAGTTCACCCAGGGCCGGTGCTATTAAATGTTGGGCGCATTGATTATAGCGATCACTTTGCGTTATACAAGGAAGGAATTACGAAACATACGGTACGTTTATTACATGCGGTAGAACTTGAACGTTTGTCATTAGGACGCAAGCTTGGCTTTGAACTCGAAACAGCGAAAGAAGCACGTATTGAACGTGGTTACTTAGAAAGAGAGATGGAAGATGAGCCGTTAAATAAAATCTTTAATCATAGTCCAGTATTCTCTCAAATACCGGGACCACACAAGGTGAATAATCGTTACCTTACAGAAGATATCGCATATGGCCTTGTGTTATGGTCAAGTTTAGGCCGTGAGATTGGTGTGCCGACACCGAATATTGATGCAATTATTACGATTGCTTCAACGATTTTAGATCGTGATTTATACAAAGAAGGCTTAACAATCGATTATTTAGGACGTGAAAATATCGGCTTAATCTCATATTAA
- a CDS encoding NAD(P)-dependent oxidoreductase, whose product MKKVFVAGPIPDAGLELLQEHFEVEVYEGQGIIDKETLKKGVADAFGLVSLLSTEVDQEVIGHAKNLEFIANYGAGFNNVDVDYARKQGISVSNTPKASTNATAELTMGILLAVARRIPEGDQLMRHEGFDGWAPLFFRGREVSGKTIGIIGLGEIGSAVARRAKGFDMSILYTGPNRKEEREKELDAKYVDLETLLAEADFVVINAAYSPALHHMIDTEQLALMKPTAYLVNAARGPIVHEEALLVALQNKTIEGAALDVYEFEPAITEGLKSLDNVVITPHIGNATFEARDMMAKIVAQNLIKQAQGDTPDYIVN is encoded by the coding sequence ATGAAAAAAGTATTTGTTGCAGGACCTATTCCAGATGCTGGATTAGAATTATTGCAAGAACATTTTGAAGTGGAAGTTTATGAAGGACAAGGCATCATTGATAAAGAAACATTAAAAAAAGGGGTAGCTGATGCATTTGGACTTGTTAGCTTACTCTCCACAGAAGTAGATCAAGAAGTGATTGGTCATGCGAAAAACCTTGAATTCATTGCCAACTACGGTGCTGGCTTTAACAATGTTGATGTTGACTATGCAAGAAAACAAGGTATTTCTGTATCTAACACACCAAAAGCTTCTACTAACGCAACAGCTGAACTTACAATGGGTATCTTATTAGCTGTCGCACGTCGTATTCCTGAAGGGGACCAACTCATGCGTCATGAAGGTTTTGATGGATGGGCACCACTCTTCTTTAGAGGACGTGAAGTGTCTGGTAAAACGATTGGTATTATCGGTTTAGGTGAGATTGGTAGTGCAGTCGCACGCCGTGCAAAAGGATTCGACATGTCAATTCTCTATACTGGACCAAACCGTAAAGAAGAACGTGAAAAAGAACTGGACGCTAAATATGTCGACTTAGAAACATTATTAGCGGAAGCTGACTTCGTTGTGATCAATGCGGCATATAGCCCAGCGTTACACCATATGATTGATACTGAACAACTAGCATTGATGAAACCAACTGCATATCTCGTTAATGCAGCACGTGGACCAATTGTTCATGAAGAAGCATTATTAGTAGCATTGCAAAATAAAACCATTGAAGGTGCAGCTCTAGATGTATACGAGTTTGAACCAGCGATTACTGAAGGTCTTAAATCTTTAGACAATGTCGTGATTACACCACATATCGGTAATGCCACATTTGAAGCACGTGATATGATGGCAAAAATCGTCGCACAAAACTTAATCAAACAAGCACAAGGCGATACACCTGACTATATCGTCAACTAA
- a CDS encoding sodium:solute symporter: protein METIGFGFWNWVALVLYLLLMLCIGAFFTKRAGKDTDSFFTASGRLPAWVVGFSIYATTLSAITFMSTPEKSFLTDWSYIAGNVAIVAIIPLLIYFYIPFFKKLRVTSAYEYLEARFNPAVRVIGSLLFVLFHLGRIAIVIYLPTLAITSVSDINPYVVASLVGLLCIVYTFLGGFEGVVWSDFIQGVILLGGALVIIIMGITHIDGGFSSVVSDAVENKKLLSIDNWKLNATAAAIPIIFLGSVFNNLQQYTASQDVVQRYQASESLKETSQSIWTNGLLAIISAPLFYGMGTVLYVFYAQHQTLPENFNTSSIVPYFILTEMPPFVAGLLIAAIFAAAQSTISSSLNSIAACLSVDIKQRFFGKKSEKAEVRFARFATVAVGLVGMLISLYLIAADSNDIWDLFLLITGLFGVPIAGIFAVGIFTKRTHGVGVIVGIIVAVIASYFLQGIGGAGSPFYVSILAFVIAFVVAYVASLIIPQPKKDIAGLTIFDKHGEVTYQSKQH, encoded by the coding sequence TTGGAAACAATTGGTTTTGGTTTTTGGAACTGGGTTGCACTCGTTCTCTATTTACTACTTATGCTATGCATTGGCGCATTCTTTACAAAACGTGCAGGTAAGGATACAGACAGTTTCTTTACGGCGAGTGGTCGTTTACCAGCTTGGGTTGTTGGTTTCTCAATTTATGCTACAACATTAAGTGCCATTACTTTTATGTCAACGCCAGAAAAATCATTTTTAACAGACTGGTCATATATTGCAGGTAACGTGGCAATTGTTGCAATTATTCCATTACTTATTTATTTCTATATACCATTCTTCAAAAAATTACGTGTTACATCTGCGTATGAATACTTAGAAGCACGCTTTAACCCAGCAGTACGTGTTATCGGTTCACTACTTTTCGTCCTTTTCCATTTAGGCCGTATTGCAATCGTGATTTACTTACCAACACTTGCGATTACTTCAGTGTCTGATATTAATCCATATGTTGTTGCAAGTCTCGTAGGTCTTTTATGTATCGTTTATACATTCCTTGGTGGTTTTGAAGGGGTTGTTTGGAGTGACTTTATCCAAGGCGTCATCTTATTAGGTGGTGCGCTTGTCATTATCATCATGGGGATTACACATATTGACGGTGGCTTTTCATCTGTCGTAAGTGATGCCGTTGAAAATAAAAAATTATTGAGTATTGATAACTGGAAATTGAATGCGACAGCTGCTGCAATTCCAATTATTTTCTTAGGAAGTGTCTTTAACAACTTACAGCAATACACTGCGAGTCAAGATGTTGTACAGCGTTACCAAGCATCTGAATCACTGAAAGAAACGTCTCAGTCAATCTGGACGAACGGTCTTTTAGCAATTATCTCTGCACCCCTTTTCTACGGTATGGGGACTGTACTATATGTGTTCTATGCACAACATCAAACATTGCCAGAAAATTTTAATACATCATCAATCGTACCTTATTTCATTTTAACTGAAATGCCACCATTCGTTGCTGGATTATTAATTGCCGCTATTTTTGCAGCCGCACAATCAACGATTTCTTCAAGTTTAAATTCAATAGCTGCTTGTCTGTCTGTCGATATTAAGCAACGTTTCTTCGGTAAGAAAAGCGAAAAAGCAGAAGTACGCTTTGCGCGTTTTGCAACAGTTGCTGTCGGTCTAGTTGGTATGCTGATTTCACTCTATTTAATCGCTGCCGACTCAAATGATATTTGGGACTTATTCCTATTAATCACAGGACTCTTTGGTGTGCCAATTGCGGGAATCTTTGCAGTAGGTATCTTTACAAAACGTACACACGGTGTAGGTGTTATTGTCGGTATCATCGTAGCAGTTATCGCAAGTTACTTCTTACAAGGTATAGGTGGCGCAGGTTCTCCGTTCTACGTATCGATTTTAGCATTTGTGATTGCATTTGTTGTGGCATATGTGGCAAGCCTCATCATTCCACAACCGAAGAAAGATATTGCAGGACTTACTATTTTCGACAAACATGGTGAAGTGACTTATCAATCAAAACAACATTAA
- a CDS encoding FAD-dependent monooxygenase, translated as MKIGIVGAGIGGLTLAALLREQKHEVHIFDQQDAIREVGAGIGIGDNVIEKLGDHDLAKGIKNIGHILKTTRMLDEQGQVISEVPFADGTTNLTILRQTLVETIASYVTDDMLYFNHEVTAVESTDTMARLHFREQESQTFDLVVGADGIHSIVRQTVQPKAQVQYQGYTCFRGMVEDVPEFGQVADEYWGAKGRFGIVPLLDGKAYWFAAINAKENDLQYKRYNKPYLQAYFNQYPEPVRHILDRQPETGILHHDIYDLKPLHTFVYQTRIVLLGDAAHATTPNMGQGAGQAMEDAIVLANVLDKYETLAEALKRYDKLRVKHTAKVIKRSRKIGRIAQKQGALMIRLRNGVARKLPKWVISRQLKFLYKTKSH; from the coding sequence ATGAAAATAGGTATTGTAGGTGCAGGGATTGGTGGATTAACATTAGCGGCATTATTGCGTGAACAAAAACATGAGGTTCACATTTTTGACCAGCAAGATGCAATTAGAGAAGTTGGCGCTGGGATTGGCATTGGGGACAATGTGATTGAGAAGTTGGGGGACCATGACTTAGCAAAAGGGATAAAGAACATCGGTCATATCTTGAAAACAACACGTATGCTTGATGAACAAGGTCAAGTGATCAGTGAAGTGCCATTTGCTGACGGGACAACAAATCTGACAATATTGCGCCAAACGTTAGTGGAGACAATCGCTAGTTATGTGACGGATGACATGCTTTATTTCAATCATGAAGTCACAGCAGTAGAAAGTACCGATACAATGGCACGTCTGCATTTCCGTGAACAAGAGAGCCAAACTTTTGACCTAGTTGTAGGTGCAGATGGTATTCATTCAATTGTACGCCAAACAGTACAACCGAAAGCGCAAGTACAATATCAAGGTTATACTTGCTTTAGAGGCATGGTGGAAGATGTTCCAGAATTCGGTCAAGTTGCAGATGAATATTGGGGTGCCAAAGGACGTTTTGGTATTGTGCCATTACTTGATGGTAAAGCGTATTGGTTTGCGGCAATCAATGCGAAAGAAAATGACTTGCAGTATAAACGCTACAATAAACCATACTTACAAGCGTATTTCAATCAATATCCAGAACCAGTACGTCATATTTTAGACCGTCAACCAGAAACAGGGATTTTACACCATGATATTTATGATCTGAAACCACTGCATACATTTGTATATCAAACACGTATTGTCTTGTTAGGTGACGCAGCGCATGCGACTACGCCTAATATGGGACAAGGTGCGGGTCAAGCGATGGAAGATGCCATTGTACTTGCTAACGTACTCGACAAATATGAGACTTTAGCAGAAGCATTGAAGCGCTATGATAAGCTCCGTGTCAAACATACAGCAAAAGTGATTAAGCGTTCACGTAAAATTGGGCGTATTGCTCAAAAACAGGGTGCTTTGATGATACGTTTACGCAATGGTGTTGCACGTAAGTTACCAAAATGGGTTATCTCAAGACAACTAAAATTTTTATATAAAACGAAAAGTCATTAA
- a CDS encoding YbaN family protein — MRLLLLPVGVIFTLLGFAGAVLPLLPTTPFLLVAVICFAKSSDRLHDWLVKTHLYQAYVEDFRKYRGYTMRKKIQLLLSVYLVVGFSMWMVDILWVRIGLVIMLAIQTIALFTWVRTLPESHDSR; from the coding sequence ATGCGGTTATTGTTATTACCGGTTGGCGTTATTTTTACCCTACTTGGATTTGCTGGAGCCGTATTACCTCTATTGCCGACAACACCATTTTTGTTAGTGGCTGTCATATGTTTTGCTAAAAGTTCAGATCGTCTACATGATTGGCTAGTGAAAACACATCTTTATCAAGCCTATGTGGAAGATTTCCGCAAATATAGAGGTTACACTATGCGAAAAAAGATTCAGTTGTTATTGAGTGTGTACCTTGTTGTAGGTTTTTCTATGTGGATGGTGGATATCTTGTGGGTACGTATCGGTTTGGTAATCATGTTGGCTATACAAACGATTGCGCTGTTCACATGGGTGAGAACACTGCCCGAAAGTCATGATAGTCGGTAA
- a CDS encoding N-acetylglucosaminidase, with protein MKHWLKSHPSVIFLSAILVTFAVLLIVNETSLFKKQKMYTFETAYAKQLEDGILHTESSDKGFVKASPEKVKEQMAVKRGDSDMMYMDLSKTVNMSEEEVNEMLKGKGILEGRGKPFLEAQKRHNVNVIYLVSHAQLETGQGRSELAKGVKKGKQTYYNFFGVGAFDSHAVKTGTSYAVKAKWTSPDKAIVGGAAFVKQQYFDNDQLSLYQMRWNPQAPGTNQYASDIDWASKIAEQMEHYYKEYGIKKDRVHKNHYAKQ; from the coding sequence ATGAAGCACTGGTTGAAGTCACATCCATCAGTCATCTTTTTAAGTGCAATTCTTGTGACATTTGCCGTTTTATTAATTGTGAATGAAACATCACTTTTTAAGAAACAGAAGATGTATACATTTGAAACAGCATATGCAAAACAACTTGAAGATGGAATTTTACATACGGAATCAAGTGACAAAGGCTTTGTGAAAGCATCGCCGGAAAAAGTGAAAGAACAGATGGCTGTAAAGCGTGGGGACTCTGACATGATGTACATGGACTTGTCCAAGACGGTCAATATGTCAGAAGAAGAAGTGAATGAGATGCTTAAAGGGAAAGGTATTTTAGAAGGAAGAGGGAAACCCTTTTTAGAAGCACAAAAACGTCACAACGTAAATGTTATTTATTTAGTTAGTCATGCACAACTTGAAACGGGTCAAGGTCGTTCTGAACTAGCGAAAGGTGTAAAAAAAGGAAAACAAACATATTATAACTTTTTTGGTGTAGGTGCATTTGATAGTCATGCTGTTAAAACAGGGACGAGTTACGCTGTGAAGGCAAAGTGGACGTCACCTGACAAAGCGATTGTCGGCGGGGCGGCGTTTGTAAAACAGCAATATTTTGATAATGATCAGTTGTCGTTATATCAAATGCGGTGGAATCCACAAGCGCCTGGAACGAACCAGTATGCGAGTGATATTGACTGGGCATCTAAAATAGCAGAACAAATGGAGCATTATTATAAAGAATATGGTATTAAGAAAGACCGTGTCCATAAAAATCACTATGCCAAACAATAA
- a CDS encoding PH domain-containing protein, translating to MILDKVNPEDLFPTEKAGPSVLGKIEYAVNGQREFEGAYIATNERLIMNVDMNGQFYYRNIPYNQISSVSLEDETLWMGFEVGQVAMRNIQSNQVDEFIDYVQQQIDKYSNA from the coding sequence ATGATTTTAGATAAAGTGAATCCAGAAGATTTATTTCCAACTGAGAAAGCAGGACCTTCTGTATTGGGGAAGATTGAATATGCTGTCAATGGTCAACGTGAATTTGAAGGGGCATATATTGCGACAAATGAGCGCTTAATTATGAACGTTGATATGAATGGTCAATTTTATTATCGCAACATTCCATATAACCAAATCTCAAGCGTGTCTTTAGAAGATGAGACATTATGGATGGGATTTGAAGTGGGACAAGTTGCGATGAGAAATATACAAAGTAATCAAGTGGATGAATTTATTGATTATGTACAACAGCAAATAGATAAATACTCGAACGCATAA
- a CDS encoding DUF4870 domain-containing protein, with translation METYETHQPNNYPLKPSDDEKLMAFLIYATSFFALIIGPLIIWLLKRDDSKFVDTTGKNYLNFILSYTIWSIIGTILLFVLIGFIILPIITILGFVFQIVGMIKAYQGEDYLPPLSIPFFK, from the coding sequence ATGGAAACATATGAAACACACCAACCAAACAACTATCCGTTAAAACCGTCTGATGATGAAAAGTTAATGGCTTTTTTGATATATGCAACATCTTTTTTCGCACTCATTATCGGTCCATTAATTATTTGGTTACTCAAACGTGATGATTCAAAATTCGTTGATACAACAGGGAAAAACTATTTAAACTTTATTCTGTCATACACAATTTGGAGTATTATCGGCACAATATTACTCTTTGTACTTATTGGCTTTATCATCTTACCTATCATTACAATTCTTGGATTCGTTTTTCAAATTGTTGGTATGATTAAAGCATATCAAGGAGAAGACTATTTACCGCCGCTTTCCATTCCATTTTTTAAATAA
- a CDS encoding LLM class flavin-dependent oxidoreductase encodes MTKVEIGLTSFGDNQDIYTEDGHTPALSNGERIRHIVEEIKLADQVGLDVYGLGEHHRPDYAVSDPGTVLAAAATVTDRIKLSSAVTVLSSDDPVRVYQQFATLDALSNGRAEIMVGRGSFIESFPLFGYDLNDYQQLFDEKLDLLMTINQQDIVHWEGQLRPTIDNLGVYPRAEQQTLPIWLATGGTPESSLKAGRLGLPITYAIIGGNPRRFARNVAMYRAAAESEGYDGNQLQVATHSWGYIAETDEQAQREFYRPTEQHHNVLARERGWPLFTMEHYLQEVGPDGAMYVGSPETVAQKIIDTVEALGITRFMLHLPIGSMPHERTMNSIRLLGEKVKPIVDEYFADK; translated from the coding sequence ATGACTAAAGTAGAGATCGGCTTAACATCATTTGGAGACAACCAAGATATTTATACGGAAGATGGGCATACACCTGCCTTATCTAATGGCGAACGTATCCGTCATATCGTTGAAGAGATTAAGTTAGCAGATCAAGTAGGACTGGATGTTTATGGCTTAGGAGAACATCATCGCCCTGATTATGCAGTATCGGATCCAGGGACTGTCTTAGCCGCTGCAGCAACAGTGACTGATCGTATCAAATTATCGTCGGCAGTAACTGTTTTGTCGTCAGATGACCCTGTACGTGTGTATCAACAGTTTGCGACACTTGATGCACTATCAAATGGACGTGCAGAAATTATGGTTGGTCGAGGCTCGTTTATTGAATCATTTCCACTTTTTGGTTATGATTTGAATGATTATCAACAACTCTTTGATGAAAAGTTAGATTTACTGATGACGATTAATCAACAAGATATCGTACATTGGGAAGGGCAGTTGAGACCGACTATTGATAATCTTGGTGTTTATCCAAGAGCCGAACAGCAAACACTGCCTATTTGGTTAGCTACGGGTGGAACGCCAGAATCTTCATTGAAGGCGGGACGCTTAGGACTTCCGATTACTTATGCGATTATCGGTGGAAATCCAAGACGTTTTGCGAGAAACGTTGCGATGTATCGAGCAGCTGCTGAATCAGAAGGATATGATGGTAATCAATTACAAGTAGCTACGCATTCATGGGGCTATATTGCAGAAACAGATGAACAGGCGCAACGAGAGTTTTATCGTCCAACAGAACAACATCATAACGTTCTAGCGAGAGAACGTGGATGGCCATTATTCACGATGGAACATTATTTACAAGAAGTTGGACCAGACGGTGCGATGTATGTAGGGAGCCCGGAGACAGTAGCGCAAAAGATTATTGATACAGTAGAAGCATTAGGTATTACACGTTTTATGTTACATTTACCAATTGGATCAATGCCACATGAACGTACGATGAATTCAATACGTTTATTAGGTGAAAAAGTAAAGCCAATTGTTGATGAATATTTTGCAGATAAATAA
- a CDS encoding ABC transporter substrate-binding protein: MKRLLFSLLAVVFVLAACGQSDNNKGSKAETQSLELKTADGSQKVDIPKDPKRIVVLSPTYAGGLKYLDANIAGVVESVDQSPVLAKQFKNVEKIGAEDVEKVATLKPDLILTYNTDKNVKKLEKIAPTLAIDYAQYNYLEQQELLGKIVGKEDQVKEWKADWEKQTTKDGKEIRKHLGEDTTVSIFEGFDKKIYAYGKNWGRGSEVVYQAFGLKMPTELEKATEKAGWTELSKEEIAKYAGDVIISAQTKEQAEPDFHQTDMWKNLPAVKNDRVIKVDSNVYWYNDPYTLDIMRKGLKEQLMNK; the protein is encoded by the coding sequence ATGAAAAGGTTACTATTTTCTTTATTAGCAGTTGTTTTTGTTCTTGCAGCCTGTGGCCAAAGTGACAACAACAAAGGTTCTAAGGCTGAGACGCAATCACTTGAATTAAAAACAGCAGACGGTTCACAAAAAGTAGATATTCCAAAAGATCCAAAACGCATTGTTGTATTATCACCAACATATGCGGGTGGACTTAAATATTTAGATGCTAACATTGCAGGTGTTGTTGAAAGTGTTGATCAAAGCCCTGTATTAGCAAAACAGTTTAAAAATGTTGAAAAAATAGGCGCTGAAGACGTCGAAAAAGTTGCAACATTAAAACCAGACTTAATCTTAACCTATAATACAGATAAGAATGTAAAAAAATTAGAAAAGATTGCACCGACACTTGCAATTGATTACGCTCAATACAACTACTTAGAACAACAAGAATTACTTGGTAAGATTGTCGGTAAAGAAGATCAAGTCAAAGAATGGAAAGCAGATTGGGAGAAACAAACGACAAAAGATGGCAAAGAAATTAGAAAACATCTCGGTGAAGATACAACAGTTTCAATCTTTGAAGGCTTCGATAAAAAAATCTATGCATACGGTAAAAACTGGGGACGTGGAAGTGAAGTTGTCTATCAAGCATTTGGCTTAAAAATGCCGACAGAACTGGAAAAAGCAACAGAAAAAGCTGGTTGGACAGAACTCTCTAAAGAAGAAATTGCGAAATATGCTGGAGATGTCATTATCAGTGCACAAACAAAAGAACAAGCTGAGCCAGACTTCCACCAAACAGATATGTGGAAAAACTTACCAGCTGTTAAAAATGACCGTGTCATCAAAGTGGACTCTAATGTATACTGGTACAATGATCCATACACTTTAGATATTATGCGTAAAGGCTTGAAAGAGCAATTGATGAATAAGTAA
- a CDS encoding DoxX family protein, which produces MITRYAINLKVAKEMFDAAQPKLKGDEGMKQAFEQFNLQPELVKVVGGAEAAAAGLLGLSLFSKRLSQAGSIITLGVMSVAIAKHLQAGHGKEGAQHAIDVAKLAGMSLADTFLSKK; this is translated from the coding sequence ATGATTACAAGATATGCAATAAACTTAAAAGTAGCAAAAGAAATGTTCGACGCAGCACAACCGAAGTTAAAAGGTGATGAAGGGATGAAACAAGCCTTTGAACAATTCAACTTACAACCCGAATTAGTAAAAGTAGTAGGTGGAGCAGAAGCGGCAGCAGCTGGTCTATTAGGACTTAGCCTATTCAGTAAACGCTTATCACAAGCAGGTTCCATTATTACATTAGGTGTAATGAGTGTTGCGATTGCTAAACACTTACAAGCAGGACACGGTAAAGAAGGCGCACAACATGCAATTGATGTTGCTAAGCTTGCTGGAATGAGTCTAGCAGATACATTCCTTTCAAAAAAATAA
- a CDS encoding acyl-CoA dehydrogenase family protein, translating to MRSVLVQTEIQREWIQKLEQQREEFQSYAQSNDEQSRFPYENIQWLVDSGYTQLTLPKEYGGAGATIEDMVVLQSVLGSIDGATALSIGWHVGLVGELFERQLWDKDVLDEFAEAVKAGALINRAVSEAETGSPTRGGRPSTHATLEGDTYTLNGVKTFTSMSRGLTHVIVAAYIPHKEKVGFFYIPKESEGLEVADNWNVVGMRATESHDLVLNDVKVHEKYLVEIKGEGPKFQNGWMLHIPSTYLGIAQAARDYAIDFSLTHSPNSIEGTISDLPVVQQNLGKMETKLLTARHMLWSTARAYQTLSDADDISAETAASKIIVMNEGLDVVDIAMRIVGAKSLEMDRPLQRYYRDMRAGLHNPPMEDMTYTNISRGVLEERREHL from the coding sequence ATGAGATCAGTTTTAGTTCAAACAGAGATACAACGTGAATGGATTCAAAAGTTAGAGCAACAACGTGAGGAATTTCAGTCATATGCACAATCGAACGATGAACAAAGTCGCTTTCCGTATGAAAACATTCAATGGCTTGTTGATTCAGGATACACGCAGCTCACATTGCCAAAAGAATATGGGGGTGCTGGTGCAACGATTGAAGACATGGTCGTATTACAGTCTGTTTTAGGGTCAATCGACGGTGCGACAGCATTGTCTATCGGATGGCACGTTGGACTCGTTGGAGAACTTTTTGAAAGACAATTATGGGATAAAGATGTATTAGATGAGTTTGCAGAAGCGGTTAAAGCAGGCGCATTGATTAACCGAGCTGTAAGTGAAGCAGAAACAGGCAGCCCAACTCGTGGAGGAAGACCAAGCACACATGCAACATTAGAAGGAGATACGTATACGCTCAATGGTGTTAAAACATTCACGTCAATGAGTCGAGGATTAACACACGTTATCGTTGCGGCGTATATCCCACATAAAGAAAAAGTAGGATTCTTCTATATTCCAAAAGAATCAGAAGGATTAGAAGTGGCAGATAACTGGAATGTTGTTGGTATGAGAGCAACAGAAAGCCACGACTTAGTATTGAATGATGTAAAAGTACATGAGAAATACTTAGTAGAAATTAAAGGAGAAGGGCCAAAGTTTCAAAATGGCTGGATGCTACACATTCCAAGTACCTATTTAGGCATTGCGCAAGCAGCACGTGATTATGCCATTGACTTTAGCTTAACGCACAGTCCTAACAGTATTGAAGGAACGATCAGTGACCTTCCAGTCGTACAACAAAACTTAGGGAAAATGGAGACGAAACTACTAACAGCACGTCATATGTTATGGAGTACTGCACGTGCTTATCAGACTCTAAGTGATGCAGATGATATTTCTGCTGAAACAGCTGCAAGTAAAATTATCGTGATGAATGAAGGTCTAGATGTTGTAGACATCGCAATGCGTATCGTTGGTGCGAAAAGCTTGGAAATGGATAGACCTTTACAACGCTATTATCGTGATATGCGTGCAGGATTGCACAACCCACCGATGGAAGACATGACATATACAAATATTTCACGGGGGGTCTTAGAAGAACGACGAGAACATTTGTAA